In the Clostridium beijerinckii genome, one interval contains:
- a CDS encoding IS4 family transposase, with product MKNTTTIFDIFQTFLSEKEVEKFSKILEYVDTARKFTLYDLIKFFIAAATNEYKSYRDGVEHMESVGLTPVDYSTISKKASKVDYKISKTLFEIIVSKCNRRMRRILNLPKQLIAIDSTTVTVGENRLKWAKFNGKKSGIKLHISLNINDFTPQKVIETIAKKHDGPIGEGLIDVHSILVEDRAYENHERFDMFKEIKQSFVIRIKNNTILSKPKKLRSLGVVENSSVIRDVTCYLGKETKKTQNRFRVVEFTDYYGKSVKVCTDLMNITPEKIAEIYKERWKIETFFKFIKQNLNVKRIFGTTENAVYNQLFISLIAYVLLQFTYVETTKNLKYVKLSLIQFVRKLLKKSLKVEVYISINLFLKNIKNKLII from the coding sequence ATGAAAAATACTACCACTATATTTGATATATTTCAAACATTTTTAAGTGAAAAGGAAGTTGAAAAATTTAGTAAAATTTTAGAATATGTTGATACTGCAAGAAAATTCACATTATATGATTTAATAAAATTCTTTATTGCAGCAGCTACGAATGAATATAAGAGTTATAGGGATGGCGTTGAGCATATGGAATCAGTAGGGCTAACACCAGTTGATTATTCAACTATTTCTAAAAAAGCCTCTAAGGTAGATTACAAAATTTCTAAAACTTTATTTGAGATTATTGTTTCTAAATGTAATCGTAGAATGCGAAGAATTCTAAATTTGCCAAAACAATTAATAGCAATTGATTCAACTACCGTGACCGTAGGTGAAAACCGTCTTAAATGGGCAAAATTTAATGGGAAGAAATCTGGAATAAAACTTCATATATCTTTAAATATTAATGACTTTACACCACAAAAAGTTATTGAAACTATTGCTAAAAAGCATGATGGACCGATAGGTGAAGGTTTAATAGATGTACACTCTATTTTAGTTGAAGATAGGGCTTATGAAAATCATGAGAGATTTGATATGTTTAAAGAAATAAAACAATCTTTTGTTATAAGAATAAAAAATAATACAATACTTTCAAAACCAAAGAAATTGAGAAGTTTAGGAGTAGTAGAAAATTCTTCTGTAATTCGAGATGTTACATGTTATTTAGGAAAAGAGACTAAAAAAACTCAAAATAGATTTAGAGTAGTTGAATTTACTGATTATTATGGTAAATCAGTAAAAGTGTGCACTGACCTAATGAACATTACTCCAGAAAAAATAGCAGAAATATACAAGGAACGTTGGAAAATTGAAACCTTCTTTAAATTTATAAAACAAAACTTGAATGTAAAAAGAATATTTGGAACAACTGAAAATGCTGTCTATAATCAACTTTTCATATCATTGATAGCTTATGTTTTGCTTCAATTTACTTATGTTGAAACGACTAAAAATTTAAAATATGTTAAATTATCACTAATTCAATTTGTAAGAAAATTGCTTAAAAAAAGTCTTAAGGTCGAAGTCTATATATCTATTAACTTATTTTTGAAAAATATCAAAAATAAGTTAATAATTTAA
- a CDS encoding FAD-dependent oxidoreductase, translating into MEKYTLKIIDIIDETDNTKTYFFEKPENLTWEPGSHTHIGHIGFDIGDQPRKEWVRHMSITTLPEENKIAITTRVPGSKSEFKNKLSELKIGDEVVFFKIGSRMGLRRINKPIILISMGVGIATMRPLILSFINDKTNISYLSNINIDSSDKFVFKNQLDRLADENYKNFWINSRKEFYEILSQSMKSEDAMYYLVGSDAFIKDIIQRLRANNVKIDDIVIDRKDERKQKFLED; encoded by the coding sequence ATGGAAAAATATACACTAAAAATTATTGATATAATTGATGAAACAGATAATACAAAAACATATTTTTTTGAAAAACCAGAAAATTTAACATGGGAACCTGGCTCACATACCCATATTGGGCATATTGGGTTTGATATTGGTGATCAGCCTAGAAAAGAATGGGTAAGACACATGTCCATTACAACTTTACCAGAGGAAAATAAAATTGCCATAACAACAAGAGTGCCAGGGAGCAAATCTGAATTCAAGAATAAGCTATCTGAATTAAAAATTGGTGATGAAGTTGTATTTTTTAAGATAGGTTCAAGAATGGGGTTAAGACGTATAAATAAACCTATAATCTTAATATCAATGGGAGTTGGAATAGCTACTATGAGACCTCTTATTTTATCATTTATTAATGATAAAACTAATATCTCATACTTATCAAATATAAATATAGACTCATCAGATAAATTTGTATTTAAAAATCAACTGGATAGATTAGCAGATGAAAATTATAAGAATTTTTGGATAAATTCTAGGAAAGAATTTTATGAAATACTTAGCCAATCAATGAAATCAGAGGATGCTATGTATTATTTAGTTGGAAGTGACGCATTTATAAAGGATATTATTCAAAGATTAAGAGCAAATAACGTTAAAATTGATGATATTGTTATAGATAGAAAAGATGAGAGAAAACAAAAGTTTTTAGAAGACTAA